The following nucleotide sequence is from Campylobacter coli 76339.
TGATAAAGAAAAAATTAAACAAATCGAACCTAAAGTAGCCCTTGGAGAAAATGGAAGAGATGATAGACCTGAAAATATCTGTGCTATGGGGGTTGAAGCTGGAGAAGTTTTCACTACTGTAGATTTTGGAAAAATGAGTGCAAGCTTGATTGAGCAAGGACAAAAACAAGGTAAAAATACCTTTGTAGCTTTTAATCAAGAAATCGTTCATATAGAAAAAAAAGATGATATTTTTATCTTAAAAACAGATACCTATCAAGAATACCATTCTAAAGCTGTAGTTGTAAATGCAGGTGCACATTCTTTGTATTTAGCTCATAAAATGAATTTGGGCATGGATAAATCTTGTTGGCCTGTAGCAGGAAGTTTTTATTTGACCAAGCAAAAACTACTCAACGGTAAGGTATATATGGTGCAAAATCCAAAACTGCCTTTTGCAGCCCTTCACGGAGATCCTGATTTGCTTGCAGATATGAATACTCGTTTTGGTCCTACTGCACTAGTTATTCCAAAACTTGAACGCTATCATGGTTTAAAATCCGTTCCTGAATTTTTTGAAGCTTTAAAACTAGATAAAACCGTTTTAAAAGTTACATTGAATATGTTTAAAGATTCGACGATTAGAAATTATATATTCTATAACTATCTTTTTGAATTACCTTTTATCGATAAAAATTTATTTGTAAAAGATGCCAAGAAAATAGTCCCTAGCTTAAAAACAAGTGATATTTATTACGCAAAAGGTTTTGGAGGAGTGCGTCCTCAAGTAATTGATAAAACCAAAGGAGAATTGATGCTAGGCGAAGCAAGTATCACTGAAATTCCTGGAATTATCTTCAATATGACTCCAAGCCCTGGTGCAACAAGCTGTTTAGGCAATGCTGAAAGAGATGCTAAGCTTATGTGCGAGTATTTAGGAGCTAGATTTGATGAGGATAAATTTGCTTCAGAATTATTGTAGTCTTTTTGTTTCCAAAGTTTGATTATAATTTAAAGAAAAAAAGGAGAACAGCGTGCTAAAAAAAACTAAAATTGTAGCTACAGTTGGGCCAGCAAGCGAAAAAGAAGATGTTTTACGCCAAATGATAATCAATGGCGTAAATGTTTTCCGTTTAAACTTCTCCCATGGAACACACGAATACCATAAAAATAATCTAGAAACTATACGCAAAGTTGCAAAAGAACTCAATACTCGCGTAGGAATTTTACAAGATATAAGCGGGCCAAAAATTCGCACAGGAGAATTAAAGGCTCCTTTTGAGCTTAAAAAAGGCGATAGGCTTGATTTTTATTATGAAAAAATCGTAGGCGAGCAAATTGCACCGAGTCATTATAAACTTAGCATAAATCAAAGTGAAATTTTAAATATGCTAAAACTGGATGAATACATCTATCTATACGATGGCTCCATCAAAGCAAAAGTCACTGCTAAGGACAATGAAAAAATTGAAACCCTTATAGAAAATGATGGGTTTTTAAATTCAAACAAAGGTATTAATTTTCCAAATACTAAAATCAATATCGATGTTATCACGCAAAAAGATAAAAAAGATTTGCTTTGGGGTATAGAAAATGAAGTTGATTTTCTAGCTATTTCTTTTGTTCAAAATGCTCATGATATTGATGAAGTTCGTGAAATTTTAGCTCAAAACAATGCTAAAATCTCTATATTTGCAAAAATAGAAAAATTTGATGCGGTAGAAAACATAGATGAAATTATAGCATCTAGCGATGGTATAATGGTCGCGCGTGGAGATCTTGGTATAGAAGTTCCTTATTATAAAGTACCTAATATACAAAAAGCAATCATCCACAAAGCCAACAATGCTTCAAAACCTGTTATAACAGCTACACAAATGCTCTTTTCTCTTGCAAAAAGCAAAACCGCTACAAGAGCTGAAATTTCAGATGTTGCCAATGCTGTTTTAGATGGGACGGATGCTGTAATGCTTAGTGAAGAAAGTGCAGTAGGTATAGATCCAGCAAATGCAGTTGATATCATGTGTCAAACCATCATTGAAACCGAAAAACGCTATCCTTATAATAAATTTAACGAATTTGAAAATCTTGATAATACAGATAAGATCATGCGTTCTTCAGCGCATCTTGCAACAGATCTTGATGCTGATGCTATTTTTTCTTTAACCAGTAGTGGAAAATCTGCTATTAAAATTTCAAGATACCGTCCAAATATGGAAATCATAGCAGTAGCTCACTCCGAAAAAACATTAAATTCTTTAAGTATAGTTTGGGGTGTTAATCCTGCTATTTTAGTTAATAAAAGTGAGGATTTAACAGATTTACTTAGAGATTCTGTAAAATCTAGCGTTGAAAAAGGTTTTATGGATGAGAATAAATGCTATCTACTCACTGCAGGTTTCCCAACAGGAGTAGAAGGCACAAGCAATCTTATACGCATACTTGCAAAAGAACAAATTAACTACTACCTTAAATAGACTTTACTTTAAGTCTATTTAAGCCCAACTAAAATTTAGCTCACAATAGTCGATATAGAATTAGCCTCATTATAAAAAGGAGCAGAAATGCAAATAAATACTTTTTCCAATGTCGCTAGTATGGCACAAGCTCAGGTTAGCAATAAGAAGGCAGATACTAACACTAAAGAGAACACAAAAGACACAAATGTTCAAAGTGCTAATTCAAATCAAGATATCCTAGACAAGCTCAACGCACTTGGCGGCAAGGGTATTAGTCAAATTTATCTTGTGCAATTTCAGCAACAAACCATGAGTACTGTTTTAAACACAAGCAATGCTCAAGCTGGAATTAACGATCTTTTAGGAGGCAAAGATTTAAATTCTATAAAATCTATGCTTTCAGATATTGACTTTACGTCTTTAGGTTATAATGGCAAAAATCCACTCGAAATGAATACCGATGAACTCAATCAACTCATCAGCGAAGAAGGGTTTTTTGGTATTGACAATACAGCAAATCGTATTGCTGATTTTGTCATAAAAGGTGCTGGAAACGATGTTGAAAAGCTTAAAAAGGGGCTAGAAGGTATAAAACAAGGATTTGAGCAAGCAGAAAAAATTTGGGGCGGAGAGCTTCCTCAAATCAGCCAAGACACAATCGAAGCTACGATAAAAAAAGTTAGCGATCGTATTGATGAACTTGGTGGAAAAACTTTAGACCTTAAAGCATAAAAAGGTGTTTGGATTACCAAACGCCTTTATTAGTTTCTTATATCAAAAGTGAAAAATTCACTCTTAAAATCATTAGGCAAGGTTCTATACTGCGTCATTGCCGCTTCATAATTACCCACTTCTTGATAAAGCAAACCTAAAGCCACTTTACTTTCTTTACTATTTTTATCTGTGAGTTTTGAAAGTTGCAAAAGAGCAATGGCTGAGTTTGGATTATTTGCACCTATGGCAGCTACGGCAGCTAAAAATAAAGTCTTAGAATCTTTGGCGCCGTATTCATCGATTAAGATATTATACAAAGCGTAAGATTCCTCATACTGTTGTGCAAAAATATCCAGATAAGCTAAAGTCTGTATCATACCCTCATCTTTAATCTTAGAAGTATTGATCAATGTTTTGAATTTCTGTCTTTCTAAATTTAAAAGCCCTGCAATATGCATTAAATTAACATACAATTCTCTAGCAATATTTGATCCCCCAAAGACACTTCGGTAATCCACTTGTAAATTCTTAAAATGAATTTGAGCATTTTGGGCATATTCTTTAATATTTAAATTCGAATTTAAAGAATTAAAATACAAAATATTTGCCACAATATCCTGTGGGAGCTCTGATTTTAATTTGGCGATTTTTACATCTACTTGATTATTAAGATTGTTATTTTTTGCAACAATAGCTTCAAAAATAAGACTTAAAGGCGTCTTTTGTTCATTCTCATCCAAATAAGGCAACATAGAAACATAATCACCATTAGCTAAAAATAGCATATTTTTTTGCATATTGGCTTTAAAATTTGGATCTGCTGTAATATTATCAAGAATTTCGTGATAAAGTTTAGTGGTATCATTATCACTCAATTTCCCGCAAAACATTGCAAAGGCACCCGCTAAATAATTCTTAGGATTTAGATGATAAGAACTAGAAAAATGCTTATAAGCAAGTTCATAATTTTGCATCTGTGCATAGGTTAAAGCAAGATTGTATTGCAAAATACTGTGCTCAGGATAATCTTTTAACAAAGCTTGAAATTCTTGATTTGCAAGTCTTAATTTTTGATTTAGCGCGTTATTGATAATATTAGCAATTTTAACATTAGTTGAAGATAGAGCTTTGCTGGTAGCCAAATACTTTTGACCGTCTGAACTATCGTCTATAAAGTCTGCAATATTAGCTTTTTTTATATAAAGTGATGCTTGTTTTGAATCAAAAACCTGATATGGAGCAAAGTAAAAAAGTAAATCAAACTGATCTTTTTGTTTTTTTAAGATATCATTGGAAAAATTTCTCTGTGCTATAGCTATATTAAAAAGCTCTTTATTTAAACGCACCTTGATCTTATATCTATCTAAAATTTTATACTTATCTTCATCGTTTCTATAGGCCTCTTGAAGACGCATTAACATATCTTGAAAATTTCCTGTTTTGATATCAAGCAAAGTTAAAGCTGAAAGACTTTGATTAAAATCTCTTTCAATTTTCATTGCTGTATTTAGAGCAGCTTTAGCTTTGTCGTATTCCCCCATTCTTGCATATAAAAGCCCTAAAGAAAGACTAGGTTCAAAACTTCCTTGGGTGTTTAATTGCTGAACAGACTTTGCATCAAAATCCATTTTTGCATAAATTTTAGCAGATAAATATTTAGATACATCCGTATAAGGCTCCAAATTTACGCGTTGTAGCATTTGCAAAGCTTCAGGATAATAACCTTTGTAATAATTAATCAAGGCCAAATAATAATCATATAATTTAGATTTTCCTTCTTTGGGAAGATAAACTTGTGCTAAATCTATATAATATTTAAATTTTTCTTTATCATTAAGCTTTAAAGCACAAACAGCAGCATTAATAGCCGCTACACTTTGATTTTCTCCATTAGCGATTGCCTTTTTAAAACTATCAAAAGCTTTGTCAAATTTGCCCTCATTCATTTGGGAAACCCCTAGGTTATAATTAGACAAAGATTCATTATAAACGGCAATTTGCTCATAAACCTTCAAAGCTTGTTCTACTTCACCCTTTAAATAAAGCGCATTTGCCTTTTGTATCATCCCATCAACTTTTGTCATATCATTATAATTATAGGATTCATCAGGCATAACCACAGGCTGTTCAATAGGCTTTGATGCGATGATATCAGGTTTGATCTTTCCCTCATTAAAGGTTAAATAAAATAAAGTAAATACCAAAATACAAATAATTCCTAAAGATAAACCCACAAGGGACATAAATTTACGATCTTTATACCATGGAGTAGGCTCATCTTCTTTCACCTCTTCAAAAGTCGATGATTCCTCCGGTGCGCTTTCTCTTGTAAATTTAAAACCGCCATCGCTATCTTCTTTAGGCAATTCCTCCGGCAAAGATGCAAATTCTTCATCCTCAGGAGCCTGACCCTCTTGTCCCTTGAAATCCCCTAGACTTTCATCAAGTCTTGGCTCATTTAAAGCATCTTCGGGTTTTTCAAGAACTATATCTTCTTTATCTGCCATTTATACTCTTTAAAAATATTTTTTCAATACATCAGGAATTTGAATTTTACCCTCTTTATCTTGATAATTTTCCATAATAGCAACCAAAGTTCTACCTACCGCTAAAGAAGAGCCATTTAAAGTATGAACTAATTCATTTTTCCCTTTTTCATTTTTATAGCGAATTTTTGCACGCCTTGCTTGAAAATCACGACAATTAGAAACAGAACTGATTTCGCGATATTTATTTTGCGATGGTATCCATACCTCAAGATCTATAGTCTTTGCTGCGCTAAAACCTAGATCTCCGGTACAAAGCATCAAATGTCTATGAGCTAAACCTAAAGAGCTGAGTAAATCACTTGCGCATTCTACCATTTCATTAAAAACACTGTCGCTTTGTTCAGGTTTGGTAATACTCACAAGCTCTACTTTTTCAAATTGATGCTGACGGATAATGCCTCTTGTGTCACGCCCTGCACTTCCTGCTTCTTTTCTAAAACAAGCACTATAGCAAGTCATTTTAATAGGCAAACTTTCACTCGTTAAGATTTCTCCACTATAAAGATTTGTCACAGGAATTTCAGAAGTTGAGATTAAATACAAATCCTCATCCTCTATCTTATACATATCATCTTTAAATTTAGGAAGCTGTCCTGTGCCAAACATCGTAGGACTATTTACCAAAAAAGGCACATTTACAAATTCAAACCCACGACTTCGGTTAAAATCTATCATATAATTTACCAAAGCACGGCTTAGCAAAGCTCCTTCATTTTTAAGCACGCAGAAACGACTTTGTGAAATTTTTACCCCTCGCACAAAATCAAGCCAGTTTAAACTCTCTCCTAAATCATGGTGTTCTTTTGGAGTAAAATCAAATTGAGGGGGTGTTAAAACTTTTTTTATTTCAACATTTTCTTCCTCATCTTCACCCACAGGAACGCATTCATCAGGGATATTTGGAATAGCATGAGCAATGGTTTCTAACTCATTTTCCAAAGCATTTACTTTTGTATTTTGCTCATTGATTTTAATTTTATTTTCACTGAGTTTTGCTTTCAAGCTTTCTTTGTCTTCTGCGGTGGCTAGTTCTTTGCTGAATTTATTTTGAAAAGCTTGAAATTCTTCCAAGCTCGCTTTTTCTTTTTTCAAATTCGCAAAAAGCTCGGCAAGATTTTTCAATATATTTTCGTCTACTTTTTTATTTTGTAGCTTTTTAGCCACCTCATCGAAATTATTTTGTAAATTTTTTAAATCAAGCATTTTTACTCCTTAAAGTCCTATTTTTTCATAAATTTTTTGCATTTTTTCTTGAGCGATTTTTCTAGCTTTGCTTGCACCTAATTCTAAAATTTCTTTTAAGTGCGAAGGTTTTTCTAATAACTCATCATATTTCATTCTTGCTTCTTTAAAGTATTCATTTACAAGATCATTTAAGTACATTTTAAAATGCCCATAACCCTCGCCACCTTTTTCATAGCGAACTTGTAATTCTTTTTGCTCTGCTTCATTTAAAAATAATTTTGCAATCTTAAAAACATTACAGTTTTGATAATCCTTAGGATCTTCCAAAGCTGTACTGTCTGTAACTATGGAAGAAATTTGCTTTTTTAAAGCCTTTTGGCTAGCAAATATATCTATAGTATTTTGATAAGACTTGCTCATTTTAGCTCCATCAGTTCCTACAACTACAGCCACCTCTTCATTTATCTTAGCTTCAGGCAAAGTAAAAATTTCACCCCATTCGTTATTTACTTTTAAGGCAATATCACGAGCTATTTCAACATGCTGAATTTGATCCTTGCCTACTGGCACAAGTTGAGTATCAAAAAGCAAAATATCTGCTGCCATTAAAACAGGATAAGAAAAAAGTCCATGCGACGCACTTAAGCCTTTAGCTACCTTATCTTTATAACTGTGAGCACGCTCTAATAAACCCATAGGAGTAAATTGAGATAAAATCCAATAAAGCTCCATTACTTCTTTTACATCACTTTGCAACCAAAAAACACTTTTTTGCGGATCTATACCAAGACTTAAAAAAGCCGCAGCGGCCTTAAGTGAGTTTTGCTCTAACTTCTTTCCATCTTGACTTGAAGTCATAGCATGATAATTTGCTATAAACATAAACATTTCACTTTTTTCTTGAGCTTCCACCATTTGCTTTATGGCACCAAAATAATTACCTATATGCAAATCACCACTGGGTTGAAGTCCTGTTAATACTCTCATTTTATCACCTTTTTTATTTCTATCACAAGCTCATCAATGCTTTTGTTTTCAACATCTAAAATCAAATTCGCTTTTTGCTCGTATTTATTTAGACGCTCATTATATAATCTTTTTGCTTGAACTTCATCATAAAACAAAGGTCTTTTAGCAATTTCACTCTCGCTTAAACGCTTCTTTAAATATTCAAAACTTGCTTTTAAGTAAACACAAAAACCTATTTTATCAAAATCCAAAACATGTATAAAACCTCCGCCGCTAGCTATAGAAGCTCCGTTACAAGAGCAAAGAAAATTTGCTACTTTTTGCTCTTCTTGCCTAAAAAAATTCTCACCCTTTTCTTTAAAAATTTCACTGACTTTTTGATCAAATTTCGCCTCAATCAAACTATCGCTATCTAAAAAAACAAGATCTAATTCCTTAGCCAAAGCTCTAGCTATGGTACTTTTTCCACTACCCATAAAACCGATAAAAATAATATTTTTAACTTTCATCATTTTCCTTGCTTCCTTTTTTGCGTGAAGCAATAACCAAAGGAACGCCTTCGAAGTTAAATTCTTTTCTGATTTGATTTTGTAAATAACGCTTATAGCTAAAATGCAAAGCCTTAGGTCTATTCATAATAAGTGCGATTTTAGGAGGTGCTAAATCATATTGCACTGCATAATAAATCTTTACCAATTTTCCATAATCATGTGGCAAAGGATGGGCTTTGGTCGCACTTGCGATTAAATCATTGAGTTTTGAGGTTGGAATTTTTTGCGTAAAATTAGCAAAAACTTCTAAAATTTTTTCCAATAAAACATGCACTCTTTTTCCACTTAAAGCAGAAACACTGACAATGGGCGCATAAGCTAAAAATTTAAAACGATCAAGTTTTAATTCTTTTACCACTTTATCAAATTCAAATTCGGTTTTATCCCATTTATTTAATACAATAATCACACCCAAATAATGCTTTGCCGCAAGTCCAGCTATCCTTTCATCAAGCTCATTAAAACCCTCATTAGCATCTAAAACCAAAAGTGCAATTTGAGAATTAGATAAAATCTTTTCTGTACGATTTAGCGCAAAACGCTCAAGTCCTTGAATTTTACCTCGCTTTCTAATACCTGCGGTATCAACAAATTCTATCACTTTATCTTTATAAACTATACTTTCATTAACAGGATCAATTGTCGTTCCCGCAATAGAACTCACCACACTGCGCTCCTGTTTTACCAAGGCATTTAAAAGGCTTGATTTTCCAACATTAACACGCCCTACTATACCGACTCTGATATGATTTTGATCTACTTCTTTAAACTGAAATTCTTTTCCCTCTTCATAATGTTCTAAAAAATCTTCTAAATTTTCTTCCTCATCAGGGACTAAAAATTCTTCATCCAAAAAGTTTTCAAGCCAATTATAAAGCTCATCTAGCCCTATATTATGAGTAACAGAAAGATTAAAAACCTCTTTTACGCCAAAATTAGCAAATTCCCATGATCTTTCTTCATCTTTTTTATTATCCACTTTGTTGATCACTAGAGCAATAGGCTTTCCTAGTTTTTTCAAAGAATGAAAAAACTGCCTGTCTTCATCATCAGGAATAAGTTTTCCATCAACTAAATAAAGGATAATATCACTTTCTTTTGCAATTTTTAGGGTATTTTTTTTAACTATTTTTAAAAAGCTCATTGCTTTCATCAAGACCACCACTATCAATCAATAAAGCTTTTTTAGAATTTATAAAAACTTCTGTTTTATTGGTATCTCTTGTGGTACCTGAAATTTCACTTGTAATAGCTATTCTTTGCCTTGCCATTCTGTTAAATAAACTTGATTTTCCAACATTTGGCTTACCTATAAGTATGATGCTTTGCATTTGTCTACCTAATAATAATTTTTAATCTATATTTTTTAAAAAAATTATATAAAATTTGCCTTAATATTAAGCAAAAAAAGACTAGAATTAACCATAATTTAATCAAGGAAAAAAGATGCTAAAAGTCATCAAACATAATTTAGGAATTTATTTTATGATTTTAGCGTGCTTGGATTTTGCGCTCATGGGAGCTTGTGCAAAAATTCTTAGCAAGGAAATGAGTTCGATTGAAATTATGTTTTTTAGAAATATCATCGGTGTATTTTTTATAGTTTATCTACTCAAGCGTTCAAAAGTTCACAAAGAAGGGGGGCATTTTTGGCTTTTAGTCTTTCGCGGGGTAACAGGAACACTTTCACTTTATATGTTTTTTTACAATGTTTCAAACATTACCCTAGGGGGTGCTTTTGCCTTTCAAAAAACCGCTCCAATCTTCATTACTTTAATAGCTTTTATTATTTTCAAAGAAAATATTGGAGCTAAGGGATGGCTGGGAATTTTAATCGCATTTAGTGGAGTGCTTTTAATCGCACAACCTTGGGCAGATGGTTCAACTCATTCGGGTTTTGATTTGAAAAATTCCATCATAGGTGTTATGAGTGGATTTTTAGCAGCCTTAGCCCTTACAAGTGTAAGAGAGCTTAGAAAATTTTATACTACGGAACAAATTGCATTTTCTTTTATTCTCTTGGGAACCTTAATGCCTTTAATCTCTATGATAAGTGCTGAATTTTTTGAACCAAAACATCTTGATTCTTTGCATTTGGATTTTATTTTAGCACCTTTTGTAATGCCTAGTCTTACAGCTTGGCTCATTATTGCCATTATGGGAATTTTAGGTACTATATATCAAATTCATGTAACCAAAGCTTACGGTATAGCCAAGCAAGCAGGGGTTGTAGCGGGCATAAGCTATCTTGATGTAGTTTTTAGCATGATAGTGGGTATAATTTTGGGTGATGATTTACCAAGCGCTATGGTTTTTTTAGGTATAATAGGCATTATTTTTGGTGGAATAATTTTGGTTAAAAATAAAGGAAAAAAATGAAAAAAATGATACTCATTGCCGGTCCTTGTGTCATTGAAAACAAGGATTTGGTTTTTAAAGTAGCACAAAATTTACAAGAATTTAATGAAAATGAAAATATAGAATTTTATTTTAAGTCAAGCTTTGACAAAGCAAATCGCACAAGCATTAATTCTTTTAGAGGCCCTGGTCTTGAAGAAGGATTAAAAATCTTACAAAGTGTAAAAAATGAATTTGGTATGAAAATCTTAACCGACATACATGAAAGCACGCAAGCAGCACCTGTAAGTGAGGTGGCTGATGTTTTACAAATTCCTGCTTTTTTATGCAGACAAACTGATTTACTAGTCGCAGCAGCTAAAACAAAGTCAAAAGTTAATATCAAAAAAGGACAATTTCTCAATCCAAGCGATATTAAATACAGTGTCAAAAAAGTACTTCAAACACGAGGTATAGAAGAAGAAGGCTATGAAATAGCTGATAAAAATGGTATTTTTGTAGCCGAAAGAGGGGCTAGCTTTGGCTATGGAAATTTAGTCGTAGATATGAGATCTTTGGTTATCATGCGCGAATTTGCTCCTGTTATATTTGACGCTACTCATAGCGTGCAAATGCCAGGGGCTGCAGGAGGAAGTAGCGGAGGAAAAAGCGAATTTGTAGAACCTTTAGCAAGAGCAGCAGCAGCTGTAGGAGTAGATGGCTTTTTCTTTGAAACACATACTAATCCTTGCGAAGCTTTATGCGATGGGCCTAATATGCTTGATCTTAACCGTCTTAAAGCTTGCGTGAAAACGCTTTTAGAAATTCAAAATATTATCGAAGGAAAATAATATGACTATCATTGAAGGAAAATTAAATTTAGATTCAAATACAAAAATTGCTATCATCAATGCAAGATTTAATCACATCATCACTGATCGTCTTGTAGAAGGTGCAAGAGATGCTTTTTTAAGACATGGTGGCAAAGAAGAAAATCTTAGCCTTATACTTGTTCCAGGTGCTTTTGAACTTCCTTTTGCTTTAAAAAAAGCTATAGAGAGTAAAAAATTTGATGCAATTTGTTGTGTGGGTGCAGTTATCCGTGGCTCAACTCCACATTTTGATTATGTTTCAGCAGAAACTACTAAGGGGATTGCCAATGTAAGCTTAAACCATAACATTCCTGTAAGTTTTGGAGTTTTAACAACCGATACTATAGAACAAGCCATAGAAAGAGCGGGAAGTAAAGCAGGAAATAAAGGCTTTGAAGCAATGACAACTGTTATTGAAATGCTAAATTTAAGTAAGGAACTTTAATGGCAACGCGTCACCAAGTAAGACAAAGTGTAATCTCTTTGCTTTATGCTCTAGAAATGAATGAAAAGAATGAAAATTTCATTGATGAATTTCTAAATGAAAAAAAAATCCGCAATGAGCAAAAAAATTTTACACTGAGTTTATACGAAGGAATTATAAAAAATCTTGATGATATAGATAAGAATTTAAATCCTTATCTTAATGAAAATGAAATTGAAAAGTTAGGACATATCGAAAGAGCGATATTACGACTTGGTGCTTATGAAATACTTTTTACAGATACACCTAATGCTATAGTAATCAATGAAGCCATAGAGCTTGCTAAAGAACTTGCTAATGATAATTCTCCAAAATTTATCAACGGGGTTTTAGATGCTCTTGTTAAGGCAAAGCAATGAAACTCTGTGTAGCCCTTGATCTTGCCACTAAAGAAGAGTGTTTAAAACTTGCTAAAGAATTAAAAGGATTAGATCTTTGGTTAAAAGTGGGCTTAAGAGCTTATTTAAGAGATGGATTTAAATTTATAGAAGAGCTTAAAAAAATCGATGGATTTAAAATTTTTCTCGATCTTAAAATTCACGATATTCCCAACACCATGGCAGATGCTTGTGAGGAAATTTCAAAACTCGGTGTTGATATGATCAATATCCACGCAAGTGCTGGAAAAGTCGCCATGCAAGAAGTAATGTCTAGACTCAATCGCTTAAATAAAAGACCTTTGGTTTTAGCAGTTTCAGCACTTACTAGCTTTGATGAAGAAAATTTTTATAGTATTTATAAACAAAATATCGATGAAGCAGTGATTAATTTTTCAAAAATGTCTTATCAAAATGGACTTGATGGTATGGTATGTTCGGTTTTTGAAAGCAAAAAAATTAAAGAGCATACAAGTTCAAATTTCTTAACCCTTACTCCTGGAATTCGTCCTTTTGGAGAAACAAGCGATGATCAAAAACGCGTTGCCAATCTTACAATGGCTAGAGAAAATCTGAGTGATTATATCGTTGTGGGAAGACCTATATATAAAAATGAAGATCCTAGGGCTGTGTGTGAAAAAATTTTAGATAAAATACACAGAAAAAATGTAAGCGAAAACGATATAGAGCAAAATTACGAAGCAATTCAGCAAAAAGAATGGGATATGTGCAATCATTTTGAAGAATGGATCAAAACCCAACCTGATAAGGAGCAAGCTTTGAAAGAATTTTATGCTAAGTGTGGGATAAAATATTGAATTATCAACAATTAGAATGCGATTATTTCAATCTTTACAATCAATTTGTTAGTGTAGATTTTCAAATTTCGTTATTTGAAAAAAATCACAGAAGCTTAATCAAAGATTTTGTATTTTTTTATCATCAAATTTTAAAACAAAAAGACTTAAACTACTTGCTTGGAGTAAGAAACAAAATCGCCCTTAAAGTTCATAATTATATGCAAGAATACTCCGCTTCTCCAAAAGATT
It contains:
- a CDS encoding GTP-binding protein EngA; this translates as MQSIILIGKPNVGKSSLFNRMARQRIAITSEISGTTRDTNKTEVFINSKKALLIDSGGLDESNELFKNS
- a CDS encoding Tryptophanyl-tRNA synthetase; this translates as MRVLTGLQPSGDLHIGNYFGAIKQMVEAQEKSEMFMFIANYHAMTSSQDGKKLEQNSLKAAAAFLSLGIDPQKSVFWLQSDVKEVMELYWILSQFTPMGLLERAHSYKDKVAKGLSASHGLFSYPVLMAADILLFDTQLVPVGKDQIQHVEIARDIALKVNNEWGEIFTLPEAKINEEVAVVVGTDGAKMSKSYQNTIDIFASQKALKKQISSIVTDSTALEDPKDYQNCNVFKIAKLFLNEAEQKELQVRYEKGGEGYGHFKMYLNDLVNEYFKEARMKYDELLEKPSHLKEILELGASKARKIAQEKMQKIYEKIGL
- a CDS encoding Shikimate kinase I, whose protein sequence is MKVKNIIFIGFMGSGKSTIARALAKELDLVFLDSDSLIEAKFDQKVSEIFKEKGENFFRQEEQKVANFLCSCNGASIASGGGFIHVLDFDKIGFCVYLKASFEYLKKRLSESEIAKRPLFYDEVQAKRLYNERLNKYEQKANLILDVENKSIDELVIEIKKVIK
- a CDS encoding GTP-binding protein EngA, which translates into the protein MSFLKIVKKNTLKIAKESDIILYLVDGKLIPDDEDRQFFHSLKKLGKPIALVINKVDNKKDEERSWEFANFGVKEVFNLSVTHNIGLDELYNWLENFLDEEFLVPDEEENLEDFLEHYEEGKEFQFKEVDQNHIRVGIVGRVNVGKSSLLNALVKQERSVVSSIAGTTIDPVNESIVYKDKVIEFVDTAGIRKRGKIQGLERFALNRTEKILSNSQIALLVLDANEGFNELDERIAGLAAKHYLGVIIVLNKWDKTEFEFDKVVKELKLDRFKFLAYAPIVSVSALSGKRVHVLLEKILEVFANFTQKIPTSKLNDLIASATKAHPLPHDYGKLVKIYYAVQYDLAPPKIALIMNRPKALHFSYKRYLQNQIRKEFNFEGVPLVIASRKKGSKENDES
- a CDS encoding 2-Keto-3-deoxy-D-manno-octulosonate-8-phosphate synthase; this encodes MKKMILIAGPCVIENKDLVFKVAQNLQEFNENENIEFYFKSSFDKANRTSINSFRGPGLEEGLKILQSVKNEFGMKILTDIHESTQAAPVSEVADVLQIPAFLCRQTDLLVAAAKTKSKVNIKKGQFLNPSDIKYSVKKVLQTRGIEEEGYEIADKNGIFVAERGASFGYGNLVVDMRSLVIMREFAPVIFDATHSVQMPGAAGGSSGGKSEFVEPLARAAAAVGVDGFFFETHTNPCEALCDGPNMLDLNRLKACVKTLLEIQNIIEGK
- a CDS encoding Transcription termination protein NusB — translated: MATRHQVRQSVISLLYALEMNEKNENFIDEFLNEKKIRNEQKNFTLSLYEGIIKNLDDIDKNLNPYLNENEIEKLGHIERAILRLGAYEILFTDTPNAIVINEAIELAKELANDNSPKFINGVLDALVKAKQ
- a CDS encoding Putative integral membrane protein → MLKVIKHNLGIYFMILACLDFALMGACAKILSKEMSSIEIMFFRNIIGVFFIVYLLKRSKVHKEGGHFWLLVFRGVTGTLSLYMFFYNVSNITLGGAFAFQKTAPIFITLIAFIIFKENIGAKGWLGILIAFSGVLLIAQPWADGSTHSGFDLKNSIIGVMSGFLAALALTSVRELRKFYTTEQIAFSFILLGTLMPLISMISAEFFEPKHLDSLHLDFILAPFVMPSLTAWLIIAIMGILGTIYQIHVTKAYGIAKQAGVVAGISYLDVVFSMIVGIILGDDLPSAMVFLGIIGIIFGGIILVKNKGKK
- a CDS encoding 6,7-dimethyl-8-ribityllumazine synthase, with translation MTIIEGKLNLDSNTKIAIINARFNHIITDRLVEGARDAFLRHGGKEENLSLILVPGAFELPFALKKAIESKKFDAICCVGAVIRGSTPHFDYVSAETTKGIANVSLNHNIPVSFGVLTTDTIEQAIERAGSKAGNKGFEAMTTVIEMLNLSKEL